A region of the Peredibacter starrii genome:
ACCGCTGTTACTTTCCAAACACCACCTAGATCACCCAACACTTCGAGAACTGCCTCTGATTTTCTAAATGTCCTTCCATTTTTTAGAAGCACGACTGAGGTTAGATCACGAGTCATCTCGATCGGGAGTTCTTTTTGAGCGTAATCACTTTGAAGGGGAGAGAAGAGAAATTTATTTTTTTTATCGGCAGAGATGACAAAATCTACAAAACCATTACAAAGGCCACATACGCCATCGAAAAAGATAACTTGTGTGTTTGTTGACTTATTTTCCATGTGCATCTCCAGGATAAACCGTGCTCTCTAGTCAATTATCGCTTTCTTCGTAAGAGTTCCAGATAAATTTATCTCATTTCTCACGGCTTCACACTCAAGACAACAGGCCCCTTTTCCGAAAAACAGATATGAAGAATTGCGTTGCTTGCGAACATGAAGGAAAGATGGCAATGGCCGACTATGTTGATGTGGTTTATCAAACCAGCGGTCGACATACGTATGTGCGTCTTTGTTATAACCATTCAGTAGAGCTCTTTAAGCGAGGACAAACTACCTTTTCTTTTAAGTATCGAATCAGTAACGAAGACAAACCCCGAGAGCAGCGTAATCCTCTTTCAAATTTCATGCTCTTTAATTCTTTCAGGTAATATATGTTAAATGATGACGGCGATAAGATTGATCCTAATCTCTTGAATAGCTTTATTCGA
Encoded here:
- a CDS encoding thiol-disulfide oxidoreductase DCC family protein, producing the protein MENKSTNTQVIFFDGVCGLCNGFVDFVISADKKNKFLFSPLQSDYAQKELPIEMTRDLTSVVLLKNGRTFRKSEAVLEVLGDLGGVWKVTAVGKILPVGLSNKVYDMVAENRYRLFGKKDTCRLPSADERKKFIL